The following is a genomic window from Bordetella petrii.
ATAGCGTGGAAGGCGCGGTACAAGTAGCTCGAACCGTCTACCAGCAATAAGGTTTTATTCATGGTTACAAAAGCAGAACAAGAAACGCCCGCCGGCAAGCAAATACCGGTGATTATGTCAGAGATACGGGCGGCGGCAGAGAAACTGGCCGATATCGGCCCCGCCGTCAGCGTGTTCGGCAGTGCGCGCATCAGCCGCGACTCGCCCCACTATGAAACCTGCGAAGCCATTGCGGCGGCCTTGGCCGAAGCGGGCTTCGCGGTCATCGCCGGCGGCGGCCCCGGCATCATGGAAGCCGCCAACAAGGGCGCCTTCGAGGCCGGAGGCACCAGCGTCGGGCTGAACATCAGCCTGCCCCACGAGGCGCACAACAACGAATACCAGACCATCAGCCTGTCGTTCGAGTATTTTTACTCGCGCAAGGCCACGTTCTTCATGCACAGTTTCGCCTACGTGTCGTTGCCGGGCGGCTTCGGCACCATGGACGAGCTGTTCGAGGCGCTGACGCTGATCCAGACCGGCAAGGTGCCGCCGGCGCCCATCATTCTGGTGGGCAGCGAATACTGGCACGGCCTGGTCGAATGGCTGGCCGACCAGATGCTGCCCAACGGCATGATCGCCGCGCACGACCTGGAACTGTTCACGGTGGAAGACGACCCGCGCAAAGTGGTGCGGCGAGTGGTTGAGTTTCATGCCCAGCGGCGCAGCGGCGCGCGGTACGCGCCGTCGCTGCCGGGTTGAGCGGGCGCCTCAGAGGCCGCGCGCCGGACGAGTCCGCGGCGTGGCGGCGTGCCCGGCCTGGCCAAGCGCCAGGCCGATGGCCGTGCGCGCCCGTTCGATGAACTCGTCTTCGCCGGGCCGGGGCGGCAGGATGCGGAATTCGACCTCGGGCAAGGCAGGCAAGCGCGCATCGGCCAGTCGCGCGATGCCGGGCGCCAGCGCTGATTCATTCAGGCAGGCCACGCCCAGCCCGGCAGCCAGGGCCGACTGCAGGCCGGCCACGCCAGACGCGACGTGCGCGGCCGAATAAGCCACGCCGGCGCGCGACAGCACGCGTTCGGTGAACTGGCGCAACGCGCAGGTCTCGGGCAAAGACAGCAGCGGCAACGGGCCGCCGGGCATGCAATAGCCTTCGGCGGCCATCCAGGCCAGCCGCTCCCGGCGCAACAGGGTGCCCTGCGCGCGGCCGCGCGCCACGCCGCGCTCTTTCACGACCATGGACACGCCAACATCGGCCTCGCCGCGCTGGTAGGCCTGCTCGATGGCGCCGCTTTTCATGATGGTGACATGCAGGCCCACTTGCGGATATTGCTCGCCCAGGCGGCGCAGCATATAAGCCAGGTCGCCTGGCCGGAAGTAGTCCGTAATGCACAACCTGAGCTCGCCCCGTAAAGCCACGCCGCGCAGATCGCGATAGGCCTCGTCGGCCAATGCCAGAATCGCGCCGGCGTGGGCACGCAGCCGCTCGCCAGCCGGGGTGGCCGTCACCCCGTGCTTGCCGCGCACCAGCAGCGCCTGCCCTGCCCGCTCTTCGAGCTTGCGCATCTGCTCGCTGACCGACGACTGCGACAGGAATACCCTGGGCGCCGCGGCAGTGAAACTGCCGGCATCGAGCACGGCAACCAGCGTGCGGAGTTGGTCGAGGTCGAATCCTGGCATTTTATCCAACGGTTTTTCCGATTGATCAGATCGTAAATTCCCGCTTTTCCGATGTCAACGGGGGGCCTAGACTGGCCGTACAGTCACTCACCAGGAGCCTCTCCATGCCGCATATCGTCGTTCATGTGTCCGGCGCGCCCAATGCCGCCACCAGTCGCCGGGTAGTCGATTCGGTTGCCCAATTGACCCAGTCGGTGTTGGGCAAGCAGCTGCCGGTCATCGCCATCACGCTGCAGTACATTCCTCACGACCAATGGTTCATTGGCGGGCAGGCGCTGTCCGAGCTGGGGCGCAACGCCTTCCACCTGGACATCAGCGTTACGGACGAAACCAATACCAAGGCCGAGAAGGCGCGCTTCATTCGCGAGACCTACCGCGCCTTCGAAGACATTCTGGGCGAACTGCACCCGTGCTGCTACGTGCACGTCATCGACGCGCGCGCGGCGGCCTACGGTTACGGCGGCGCCACACAGGAATACCGGCACCAGCACGGCTGAGCCCGACTCGCGCGCGCTGCCCATAAAACAGCAAAGCCCCGGATGGGGTTTTGCTGTTTCGCGGCGTTGCCGACGCGGCTGTAGCGGCCGGGCGCCCTGTGCGCCCGAAACCGGCGGACGCTTACGCGCCGCCTTCGCGGGCCGCGCGGCGGCGCTCGTGTTCCTGCAAGTGGCGCTTGCGCAGGCGGATCGACTTCGGCGTGATCTCGACCAGCTCATCATCGTCGATGAATTCCACCGCGTATTCCAGCGACAGCTGGATGGGCGGCACCAGGCGCACCGCTTCGTCGGTGCCCGAGGCGCGGATGTTGGTGAGCTGCTTGCCCTTGATGGGGTTGACCACCAGGTCGTTGTCGCGGCTGTGGATGCCGATGATCATGCCTTCGTACAGCGCCTCGCCAGGGCTGACGAACATGCGGCCGCGGTCTTGCAGCTTCCACAGCGCGTAGGCCACGGCCTCGCCGTTATCCTGGCTGATCAGCACACCGTTGCGGCGCTCGCCGATCGAGCCTTCGCGCACCGGCGCGTACTCGTGGAAAATGTGGCTCATCAGGCCCGTGCCGCGCGTGAGCGTCAGGAATTCGTTCTGGAAGCCGATCAGGCCGCGCGCGGGAATCAGGTATTCCAGGCGGGTACGGCCGCGGCCATCGGGTTGCATGTCCTGCAGGTCGCCCTTGCGGCGGCCCAGCTCTTCCATGACGCCGCCCTGGTGGGCGTCTTCGACGTCGATGGTCAGCGCCTCGAAAGGCTCGCACTTGACGCCGTCAATGTCCTTGAACACCACGCGCGGGCGCGACACGGCCAGTTCGTAGCCTTCGCGCCGCATGGTTTCCAGCAAGATGGTCAGGTGCAGCTCGCCGCGGCCCGACACTTCGAACACCGTGTCGTCGCCGGTATCGCGCACGCGCAGGGCCACGTTGGACTTCAGTTCACGATCGAGGCGGTCGCGCAGCTGGCGGCTGGTGACGAACTTGCCTTCGCGGCCGGCCAGCGGCGAGGTGTTCACCATGAAATTCATGGTGAGCGTGGGTTCGTCGATGCGCAGCATGGGGAAGGCTTCGGGCTGGGCCGGATCCATCACCGTGCAGCCAATGCCGATTTCTTCGATGCCGTTGATCAGCACGATGTCGCCTGCTTCGGCTTCGGACACGACTTCGCGTTCCAGGCCCTTGAATTTCAGCACCTGGTTGATGCGGCCCTTGCCCGACGCGCCCTCCGGCCCGAACTGGTACACCACGTCCATGCCGGGGCGAATGCGGCCGCGGTTGATGCGGCCCACGCCGATCTTGCCCACGTAGCTGTTGTAGTCCAGCGAGATGATCTGCATCTGCAGCGGGCCATTGGGATCGTCTTCGCGCTGCGGCACGTGCTGCAGGATGGCTTCGAACAGGGGCCGCATGTCGCCCTCGCGCACCTCGGCCGTCAGGCCCGCATAGCCCGACAGGCCCGAGGCGTACACCACCGGGAAATCCAGCTGTTCTTCGGTGGCGCCCAGCTTGTCGAAAAGATCGAACGTGGCGTTGATGACGTAGTCGGGGCGCGCGCCCGGACGGTCGATTTTGTTGACGACCACGATCGGCTTCAAGCCCAGCGCCAGCGCTTTGCGCGTCACGAAGATGGTCTGCGGCATGGGGCCTTCGACCGCGTCGACCAGCAGCAGCACGCCGTCTACCATGGACAGCACGCGCTCGACTTCGCCGCCGAAGTCGGCGTGTCCCGGGGTGTCGACGATGTTGATGTGGGTGCCCTGGTATTCGACGGCGCAGTTCTTGGCCAGGATGGTGATGCCGCGCTCTTTTTCCAGGTCGTTCGAGTCCATGACCCGTTCCGAGACCGCCTGGTTCTCGCGGAAGGTGCCGGATTGGCGCAGCAACTGGTCGACCAGGGTGGTCTTGCCGTGGTCGACGTGGGCGATGATGGCGACGTTGCGCAGGGCGCGAGTCATAGCGGGTCCTTTAAGGTCTGTTTGGCGGGCAGCAAGCCCGCCGGCAATTCGTTCAAAGCAAGCAGCGCCTGCTTGGGGTCTGTCATGGCCTGCAAGGCCTCCAGCGTGACGGCGCGGTCCAGCGAAAACGGCCCGACGTGCGTGCGCCTCAGCGCCGCCAGGTGGGCATAGCAGCCCAGCGCCCGCCCGATGTCCTGGGCCAGGGTGCGTATGTAGGTGCCCTTGCTGCAGGCCACGTCGATCTCGGCACGCGTGCCCGACAGCGACAGCAGGTCGATGCGGTGGATCGTGACCTGGCGGGGCGGGCGTTCGAGCTCGATGCCCTGGCGCGCGTATTCGTACAAGGGCTTGCCGTCGCGCTTGAGCGCCGAGTACATCGGCGGCACCTGCTCGATGACGCCCTGGAAACGCGCCAGCACCTCGCGCAGCGCGTCTTCGGTAACACTGTAACCCTCGGCCGCGCGCGCCACGACATGGCCCGTGAGATCGCCGGAGTCGGTTTCTTCACCGAACTGCAGCGTGGCGCGGTAGGCCTTGTCGGCATCGAGCATGGCCCCCGAGATTTTCGTGGCCCGGCCCATGCAGCAAACCAGCAGGCCGGTAGCGAACGGGTCCAGTGTACCCGTATGCCCCGCCTTGGCGGCATCCATGCTGCGCCGCGCGCGCTGCAGGGCGTGGTTACTGGACAAGCCCACGGGCTTATCCAGCAACAGGACACCGTCGAGCGCAAGCCCGCGTCGTTTGGCCATCGTCGAATCCGGGAAAGAAATTTGCAGCAGAGACGACAGCCGGTCAGCGTCGGTCTTCGGGCTCGTCAGGTTCGTCGGGCTCGTCCGCCGCGGGGCCAGGCCGGTTGGCGCGATCGATGAGGGCCGACATTTCGATGCCGCGCGCGATCTGTGCATCGTGCACGAAGCGCAGCGTGGGCACGGTATGGATGTGCAGCAACTTGTACAGCTGGGAATGCAGCCAGCCGGCCTTTTCGTTGAGCAACGCGGCGGCGGCGTCGGGCTCGGCGCCCAACACCGTGAAGTACACCTTCGCGTGCGCGTAGTCGGCCGACAGCTCCACTCCGGACAAGGTGATCAATCCGGCGCGGGACATGTCGAGCTCGCGCTGGATGAGGCCGGCCAGATCCTTCTGGATCTGGTCGGCCAGCCGCAGGTTGCGGCCGGGGATGGATTTGGACTTGTGACGGCTCATGAAAAATCCGGGATGCGTCGCGCCCTTACAGGGTGCGGGCGATCTCCTTGATTTCGAAGACTTCGAGCTGGTCGCCAACCTGGATGTCGTTGCTGCCGCGCAGCGTCAGGCCGCAATCGAAGCCCGACTTGACTTCCTTGACGTCGTCCTTGAAGCGGCGCAGCGAATCGAGATGGCCGGTCCAGTGAACGACGTTGTTGCGCAGCAGGCGGATTTGCGAATCGCGGCGCACCAGGCCGTCGAGCACCATGCAGCCGGCCACGTTGCCAATACGCGAGATGGAATAGACCTCGCGCACCTCGACCAGGCCGATGACCTCTTCTTTTTTCTCGGGCGCCAGCATGCCCGACATGGCTGCCTTCACTTCGTCTACGGCGTCGTAGATGATGTTGTAGTAGCGCACGTCGATGCCGTTGGACTCGGCCAGCTTCTTGGCGCTTTGCTCGGCGCGCACGTTGAAGCCGATGACGACCGCATTCGAGGCAATGGCCAGGTTGATGTCGCTTTC
Proteins encoded in this region:
- a CDS encoding tautomerase family protein; this translates as MPHIVVHVSGAPNAATSRRVVDSVAQLTQSVLGKQLPVIAITLQYIPHDQWFIGGQALSELGRNAFHLDISVTDETNTKAEKARFIRETYRAFEDILGELHPCCYVHVIDARAAAYGYGGATQEYRHQHG
- a CDS encoding LOG family protein, which codes for MVTKAEQETPAGKQIPVIMSEIRAAAEKLADIGPAVSVFGSARISRDSPHYETCEAIAAALAEAGFAVIAGGGPGIMEAANKGAFEAGGTSVGLNISLPHEAHNNEYQTISLSFEYFYSRKATFFMHSFAYVSLPGGFGTMDELFEALTLIQTGKVPPAPIILVGSEYWHGLVEWLADQMLPNGMIAAHDLELFTVEDDPRKVVRRVVEFHAQRRSGARYAPSLPG
- the rbfA gene encoding 30S ribosome-binding factor RbfA, which encodes MSRHKSKSIPGRNLRLADQIQKDLAGLIQRELDMSRAGLITLSGVELSADYAHAKVYFTVLGAEPDAAAALLNEKAGWLHSQLYKLLHIHTVPTLRFVHDAQIARGIEMSALIDRANRPGPAADEPDEPDEPEDRR
- the typA gene encoding translational GTPase TypA gives rise to the protein MTRALRNVAIIAHVDHGKTTLVDQLLRQSGTFRENQAVSERVMDSNDLEKERGITILAKNCAVEYQGTHINIVDTPGHADFGGEVERVLSMVDGVLLLVDAVEGPMPQTIFVTRKALALGLKPIVVVNKIDRPGARPDYVINATFDLFDKLGATEEQLDFPVVYASGLSGYAGLTAEVREGDMRPLFEAILQHVPQREDDPNGPLQMQIISLDYNSYVGKIGVGRINRGRIRPGMDVVYQFGPEGASGKGRINQVLKFKGLEREVVSEAEAGDIVLINGIEEIGIGCTVMDPAQPEAFPMLRIDEPTLTMNFMVNTSPLAGREGKFVTSRQLRDRLDRELKSNVALRVRDTGDDTVFEVSGRGELHLTILLETMRREGYELAVSRPRVVFKDIDGVKCEPFEALTIDVEDAHQGGVMEELGRRKGDLQDMQPDGRGRTRLEYLIPARGLIGFQNEFLTLTRGTGLMSHIFHEYAPVREGSIGERRNGVLISQDNGEAVAYALWKLQDRGRMFVSPGEALYEGMIIGIHSRDNDLVVNPIKGKQLTNIRASGTDEAVRLVPPIQLSLEYAVEFIDDDELVEITPKSIRLRKRHLQEHERRRAAREGGA
- a CDS encoding LysR family transcriptional regulator; this translates as MPGFDLDQLRTLVAVLDAGSFTAAAPRVFLSQSSVSEQMRKLEERAGQALLVRGKHGVTATPAGERLRAHAGAILALADEAYRDLRGVALRGELRLCITDYFRPGDLAYMLRRLGEQYPQVGLHVTIMKSGAIEQAYQRGEADVGVSMVVKERGVARGRAQGTLLRRERLAWMAAEGYCMPGGPLPLLSLPETCALRQFTERVLSRAGVAYSAAHVASGVAGLQSALAAGLGVACLNESALAPGIARLADARLPALPEVEFRILPPRPGEDEFIERARTAIGLALGQAGHAATPRTRPARGL
- the truB gene encoding tRNA pseudouridine(55) synthase TruB gives rise to the protein MAKRRGLALDGVLLLDKPVGLSSNHALQRARRSMDAAKAGHTGTLDPFATGLLVCCMGRATKISGAMLDADKAYRATLQFGEETDSGDLTGHVVARAAEGYSVTEDALREVLARFQGVIEQVPPMYSALKRDGKPLYEYARQGIELERPPRQVTIHRIDLLSLSGTRAEIDVACSKGTYIRTLAQDIGRALGCYAHLAALRRTHVGPFSLDRAVTLEALQAMTDPKQALLALNELPAGLLPAKQTLKDPL